In the Chryseobacterium sp. MYb264 genome, one interval contains:
- a CDS encoding glycine--tRNA ligase → MAKQEDVFKKVISHAKEYGFIFPSSEIYDGLSAVYDYGQNGAELKNNIKQYWWKAMVQLNENIVGIDSAILMHPTTWKASGHVDAFNDPLIDNKDSKKRFRADVLVEDYCLKIEEKENKEIEKAAKRFGEAFDKEQFVATNQKIIDYRAKREAILSRLAKSLENEDLADVKALIEELEIADPDTGSKNWTEVRQFNLMFGTKLGASADSAMDLYLRPETAQGIFVNFLNVQKTSRHRLPFGIAQIGKAFRNEIVARQFIFRMREFEQMEMQFFVAPGTELEFYEQWKQKRLNWHLALGLGNDNYRFHDHEKLAHYANAAADIEFNFPFGFKELEGIHSRTDFDLKAHEEHSGRKLQFFDPERNENYVPYVVETSVGLDRLFLSIFSHCLKDETLEDGSERTVLSLPPALAPIKAAILPLMKKDGLAEYAEKVFNDLKYDFNLFYEEKDAIGKRYRRQDAIGTPYCITIDHDSLTDHTVTIRDRDTMVQERVPVSELRRIIDEKTSFRNLLSKI, encoded by the coding sequence ATGGCAAAGCAAGAAGATGTTTTCAAGAAAGTGATTTCTCATGCGAAAGAATATGGTTTTATTTTTCCTTCAAGTGAGATCTATGACGGTTTATCGGCTGTTTATGATTATGGACAAAACGGTGCTGAATTAAAAAATAATATCAAACAATATTGGTGGAAAGCGATGGTACAGCTTAACGAAAATATTGTCGGTATCGATTCGGCTATCCTTATGCACCCAACAACTTGGAAAGCTTCGGGCCACGTTGATGCATTCAACGATCCTTTGATTGATAATAAAGACTCTAAAAAACGTTTCAGAGCAGACGTTTTGGTGGAAGATTATTGTTTAAAAATCGAAGAAAAAGAGAACAAAGAAATCGAAAAAGCGGCGAAACGATTCGGTGAAGCTTTTGATAAAGAACAATTTGTGGCAACGAATCAAAAAATTATTGATTACAGAGCCAAAAGAGAAGCAATTCTTTCAAGACTAGCAAAATCTTTAGAAAATGAAGATCTTGCCGATGTAAAAGCTTTAATTGAAGAGCTGGAAATTGCTGATCCGGATACAGGTTCTAAAAACTGGACGGAAGTAAGACAGTTCAACTTAATGTTTGGAACAAAACTGGGGGCTTCTGCAGATTCTGCAATGGATCTTTATTTAAGACCGGAAACGGCTCAGGGTATTTTCGTGAACTTTCTGAACGTTCAGAAGACCTCTCGTCACAGACTTCCTTTCGGTATTGCTCAAATCGGAAAAGCTTTCAGAAATGAAATTGTTGCAAGACAGTTCATCTTCAGAATGCGTGAATTTGAACAAATGGAAATGCAGTTTTTCGTAGCTCCGGGAACAGAACTGGAGTTCTATGAACAATGGAAGCAAAAGCGTCTGAACTGGCATTTGGCTTTAGGTTTGGGTAATGATAATTACCGATTCCACGATCATGAAAAACTGGCTCATTATGCGAATGCTGCGGCCGATATCGAATTTAATTTCCCGTTTGGTTTCAAGGAACTGGAAGGTATTCACTCAAGAACAGATTTCGACTTAAAGGCTCACGAAGAGCATTCAGGGAGAAAACTTCAGTTTTTCGATCCTGAAAGAAACGAGAATTATGTTCCTTATGTGGTGGAAACTTCGGTTGGTTTAGACAGACTATTCCTTTCTATTTTCTCTCATTGTTTAAAAGACGAAACATTAGAAGATGGTTCAGAAAGAACGGTTTTATCTTTACCTCCGGCTTTAGCGCCAATTAAGGCAGCGATTCTTCCGTTGATGAAGAAAGACGGTTTAGCAGAATATGCGGAGAAAGTTTTCAACGACCTGAAATATGACTTCAACTTATTCTACGAGGAAAAAGATGCGATCGGGAAACGTTACAGAAGACAGGACGCCATCGGAACCCCTTACTGTATCACGATTGATCATGACTCTTTAACAGATCACACGGTGACGATAAGAGACCGAGACACAATGGTTCAGGAAAGAGTGCCGGTATCGGAATTGAGAAGAATTATCGACGAAAAGACAAGTTTCAGAAACTTACTTTCAAAAATATAG
- a CDS encoding pseudouridine synthase, with protein MLEILYRDEHIIAINKPSGLLVHKSFYSGEADTYAIQELRKQIGQKVYPVHRLDRKTSGVLLFTLDKDTLRAMSTQFEEKKVDKKYIAILRGWAQEEETIDYDLVNENEVTQNAVTHYRRLQTSEIDLPFLKHQTSRYCLVEAIPQTGRFHQLRKHFKHILHPILGCRKHGCNKQNKLWLETFGISKMTLHAHQLSFNHPITNEKISLNAKIDDEFKRVGDILNFDLSAYS; from the coding sequence ATGTTAGAAATTCTTTATCGCGACGAACACATTATTGCCATCAACAAACCCAGCGGATTATTGGTTCATAAATCTTTTTATTCCGGAGAAGCAGATACCTATGCGATTCAGGAGCTGAGGAAGCAGATCGGACAAAAAGTGTATCCCGTGCATCGTTTGGATCGAAAAACATCGGGTGTTTTGCTGTTTACTTTAGATAAAGATACCTTAAGAGCGATGAGCACTCAATTTGAAGAAAAAAAGGTCGATAAGAAGTACATTGCCATTCTTCGCGGCTGGGCTCAGGAAGAGGAAACCATCGATTACGATTTGGTGAATGAAAATGAAGTCACACAGAATGCGGTTACCCATTATCGCCGTTTACAGACTTCGGAAATAGATTTGCCCTTTTTAAAACATCAGACTTCGAGATATTGTTTAGTGGAAGCAATTCCTCAAACGGGAAGATTTCATCAGCTGAGAAAGCATTTTAAACATATTTTACATCCCATTCTAGGATGTCGTAAACACGGCTGTAACAAACAGAATAAATTGTGGCTGGAAACCTTTGGCATCAGCAAAATGACGCTTCACGCCCATCAGTTGAGTTTTAATCATCCAATTACCAATGAAAAAATCTCATTGAATGCAAAAATAGATGATGAATTCAAAAGAGTAGGGGATATTCTGAATTTTGACCTGAGCGCGTATTCTTAA
- a CDS encoding quinone-dependent dihydroorotate dehydrogenase, whose product MYKSLIRPILFKFDPEEVHHFTFSMLKNFGFLTKLFLPKPIVDKRLEREVFGLKFKNPVGLAAGFDKNGVLFNELGDLGFGFVEIGTVTPKAQAGNPKKRLFRLIEDGGIINRMGFNNEGLEAAIEKLKGNRGKIIIGGNIGKNTNTTPENYTQDYLDCFEGLHPYVDYFVLNVSCPNVGSHAKLEDVEYLRELITEVKKINQSKAVQKPILLKIAPDLNNQQLDEIIELIAETKIDGIVVSNTSVNREGLKTSPEVLEQIGNGGLSGKPIRERSTKMIKYLSDKSNRAFPIIGVGGIHSAKDAMEKLDAGATLVQLYTGFIYEGPQLINDINQELLTRASRISR is encoded by the coding sequence ATGTACAAATCGCTCATTCGTCCGATTCTTTTCAAATTCGATCCTGAAGAAGTTCATCATTTTACTTTTTCTATGCTTAAGAATTTCGGTTTTCTTACCAAATTATTTTTGCCAAAACCTATCGTAGACAAACGTCTGGAAAGAGAAGTTTTTGGTCTGAAATTTAAAAATCCTGTAGGATTAGCTGCCGGTTTCGATAAAAATGGCGTACTTTTTAATGAATTGGGAGATTTAGGTTTCGGATTTGTGGAAATAGGAACCGTAACTCCGAAAGCGCAGGCCGGAAATCCTAAGAAGAGATTGTTCCGATTAATCGAAGACGGCGGAATCATCAACAGAATGGGATTCAACAACGAAGGTCTTGAAGCTGCGATTGAAAAACTGAAAGGCAACAGAGGGAAAATCATCATCGGTGGAAACATCGGAAAAAATACGAATACAACGCCGGAAAATTACACTCAGGATTATCTGGATTGTTTCGAAGGACTTCATCCTTATGTAGATTATTTTGTGCTGAATGTGAGCTGTCCGAACGTTGGAAGTCACGCCAAACTGGAAGATGTGGAATATTTACGCGAATTAATCACAGAGGTTAAAAAAATCAACCAGTCAAAAGCGGTACAAAAACCGATTTTATTGAAAATTGCTCCGGATTTGAATAATCAACAATTGGATGAAATTATTGAACTGATCGCTGAAACAAAAATCGACGGAATTGTAGTTTCAAATACATCGGTGAATAGAGAAGGTCTGAAAACTTCACCGGAGGTTTTAGAGCAAATCGGAAACGGTGGTTTAAGCGGAAAACCGATTCGCGAGAGAAGTACAAAAATGATCAAGTATCTTTCTGATAAAAGCAACAGAGCATTCCCGATCATCGGAGTAGGCGGAATTCATTCTGCAAAAGATGCGATGGAAAAACTGGATGCGGGGGCAACCTTAGTTCAATTGTACACCGGATTTATTTATGAAGGTCCGCAATTGATTAATGATATTAATCAGGAGCTTTTAACCAGAGCAAGTAGGATTTCAAGATAA